A single Nicotiana tabacum cultivar K326 chromosome 5, ASM71507v2, whole genome shotgun sequence DNA region contains:
- the LOC142180976 gene encoding premnaspirodiene oxygenase-like, with protein MTEMMRNPRVFAKAHAEIRDLFKGKETFDEDEIEELKYLKQFVKETLRLHPQLPLLVPRECREETNINGYSIPLKTRVMVNVWAIGRDPKYWEDAEDFKPERFEQNSVDFMGNNFEYLPFGAGRRMCPGISFGLINVHLPPAKLLYHYSDVQ; from the coding sequence ATGACAGAAATGATGAGGAACCCAAGGGTGTTTGCAAAGGCACACGCTGAGATAAGAGATTTAttcaaaggaaaagaaacattTGATGAGGATGAGATTGAGGAATTGAAATACCTAAAACAATTTGTTAAAGAAACCTTGAGACTTCATCCTCAGCTCCCTCTATTGGTTCCAAGAGAGTGTAGGGAAGAAACAAACATCAATGGATACTCTATCCCATTAAAAACAAGAGTCATGGTTAATGTTTGGGCAATTGGAAGGGATCCAAAGTATTGGGAAGACGCAGAAGATTTTAAGCCAGAGAGATTTGAGCAGAACTCTGTGGATTTTATGGGGAATAATTTTGAGTATCTTCCTTTTGGTGCCGGGAGGAGAATGTGTCCTGGGATTTCATTTGGTTTAATAAACGTTCACCTTCCACCGGCTAAATTGCTCTATCATTATTCTGATGTTCAATAA